A single genomic interval of Lucilia cuprina isolate Lc7/37 chromosome 2, ASM2204524v1, whole genome shotgun sequence harbors:
- the LOC111685445 gene encoding serine/threonine-protein kinase Warts-like, with translation MSAPKEPISGPTRPQLLLQQQLLQQQQLVPTSLYESSASASSFFNNFLTNTNNFINSNITQSRSPLYQQQQQQQLQLQLQQQQQQDSSTTPPTYYNYNYNYNLQQQQLQQQLLQQQHHHQQLYNPFYSQQHLQSAATPPPPPSYYHKSLFGSSISPGSYLGDTATATAGFGLGLSGLGLGGLSAGLGGGGGGVGYTPLGRSYRYYKQHASTGLGGNSSYNGYYSLSFGESYYPFQSSGGGGGVSGGGDYFGRISPAAAHTGPLLATSVSEPRSSLLKLPPPQPPPLLPPLDDDLQVSTEPYLSTYSSRPIDYIPSPPASLRSDTYAYRPRRQRDTGGRYSATGYYTSRQRSRGFSPIIDCDRYRDREFVGRSRLRTNSLQSNCSLGRSSFTAIDRLSPVRVGASPRSLRREKYLSPCGSPKYSSKTSSLQPTNAHESQYHTQAYDTSSSNTAGAGTVTSKASSAAGALTHTPPHYPHNTSSQTSSSHHQHQHSHHHQHLPKLEQPQPYQPYNTEQTPSNSTYHAHKRTHKTSTDPRDYHQQTTPQRQQQQYHYQDQQQHQQQQQQQFHTTSSTSNIYSTRSTPGTS, from the exons AGCCAATTAGTGGCCCCACCAGACCGCAATtactattacaacaacaattattacaacaacaacaactagtaCCAACATCGTTGTACGAGTCGTCAGCATCAGCATCgtcgttttttaataattttttaacaaacaccAACAATTTCATTAACAGCAACATTACGCAATCACGTTCACCACtctatcagcaacaacaacagcagcaattaCAATTGCAactgcaacagcagcagcaacaagacTCATCAACAACGCCGCCAACAtattataattacaattataattataatctaCAGCAACAGCAGTTGCAGCAACAATTAttgcagcagcaacatcatcacCAACAACTGTACAATCCATTCTACAGTCAGCAACATCTGCAGTCGGCAgcaacaccaccaccaccaccgtcGTATTACCACAAATCGTTGTTTGGCAGTAGCATTAGTCCGGGCAGTTATTTGGGCGATACAGCGACAGCAACAGCGGGCTTTGGTTTGGGCCTAAGCGGACTGGGACTGGGAGGATTAAGTGCAGGCTTGGGTGGAGGAGGAGGAGGTGTTGGTTACACCCCCTTAGGACGTAGCTATCGTTATTATAAGCAACACGCCTCAACAGGTCTTGGAGGCAATAGCAGTTACAACGGTTATTATAGTTTAAGTTTCGGGGAGAGTTACTATCCCTTTCAATCGAGTGGCGGAGGAGGAGGCGTATCAGGAGGTGGAGATTATTTTGGGCGCATATCACCAGCGGCGGCTCATACGGGACCTCTGCTAGCCACTTCGGTTTCAGAGCCTCGCAGTAGTTTACTAAAATTACCCCCGCCACAACCACCACCATTGCTGCCACCCCTAGATGACGATCTGCAAGTAAGCACAGAGCCCTACTTGTCTACCTATTCGTCAAGGCCTATAGATTATATACCCTCGCCACCGGCCTCCTTGCGAAGCGATACTTACGCCTATAGACCACGACGTCAGCGTGATACAGGCGGTCGTTATTCAGCTACCGGTTATTATACCAGCCGACAGAGAAGTCGTGGATTTAGTCCCATTATAGACTGTGATCGTTATAGGGATCGTGAATTTGTGGGTCGTTCTAGATTACGCACGAATAGCTTGCAAAGTAACTGCAGTCTAGGAAGATCTTCGTTTACGGCCATCGATCGTTTGTCACCCGTAAGAGTGGGTGCTTCGCCGCGTTCCTTGAGAAGAGAGAAATATTTATCTCCTTGTGGGAGTCCTAAATACAGCAGCAAAACGTCGTCCCTACAACCAACCAACGCCCACGAATCACAATATCATACACAAGCATACGATACATCATCGTCCAATACCGCCGGCGCCGGAACAGTAACATCCAAAGCATCATCAGCAGCAGGCGCTTTAACACATACGCCGCCTCATTATCCGCATAATACCTCCTCACAAACCTCCTCCAGCCATCACCAACATCAGCACtcacatcatcatcaacatttgCCCAAATTGGAGCAACCACAACCGTATCAGCCCTACAACACCGAACAAACGCCCAGCAATAGCACATATCACGCCCATAAGAGGACTCATAAAACCTCCACAGATCCTAGGGATTATCATCAACAAACTACTCCACAAAGACAACAGCAACAGTATCACTATCAAGATCAACAGCAacaccagcagcagcaacaacaacagttcCACACAACCAGCAGTACCAGCAACATTTACTCCACACGCTCAACACCCGGAA CGTCATAG
- the LOC111685444 gene encoding uncharacterized protein LOC111685444: MMVSKLWKGCFPDVTPEHVHRHNFYLCQWQRNTQVRIIYLFYRWITAIICLAALVCSLLDIGRTDERFENHYAKWWIYLTHWGLLFCTVQAWLAAMIVTQGMMVEREDFELMRQAKKSKLHLLYWVLYTCATVYAFIITMCYWLLVHDPEIHKIDTLNIMVHVLNSIIMLIDLAIVGHPIKLSHVYFTTGIGLAYAIFTGVYFLAGGTDRKLQVAIYPMLDWTKPGKAIIVTVCAIIFVFIVHFCCFLLYRARVWLFTKLCIRGSHHRDGEFCEGLNEDSCATRLGGGSSADYSHQQQFPTTVHSEQPHRTHLTVATSAAATQQMSTEHVYANAPSHQHLMAGQQQQQQQQSHQHHPHQYPPQYSGYQQQPVVAGVNVGVISSADIYQQHDGSNKHHQQQQQQQQQQHQHKSTSGGNASSATAAASSALSRTVAHLDAAQREQFLNPNQIVEYKM; the protein is encoded by the exons ATGATGGTGAGCAAACTGTGGAAGGGTTGCTTTCCCGATGTCACACCCGAACATGTGCATCGTCACAATTTTTATCTTTGCCAATGGCAGCGCAATACCCAAGTGCGCATTATCTATCTCTTCTATCGCTGGATTACGGCCATTATTTGTTTGGCCGCTTTAGTCTGTTCATTACTCGATATCGGTCGCACTGATGAACGTTTTGAAAATCATTATGCCAAATGGTGGATTTATCTCACCCATTGGGGTCTTCTCTTCTGTACGGTACAAGCATGGCTGGCGGCCATGATTGTAACGCAGGGTATGATGGTGGAACGAGAAGACTTTGAGTTAATGCGTCAGgcgaaaaaatcaaaattacatCTTCTCTATTGGGTGTTGTACACGTGTGCCACGGTCTATGCTTTTATAATAACGATGTGTTATTGGTTGTTAGTCCATGATCCAG AAATACATAAAATTGACACATTAAACATTATGGTGCATGTTTTAAATTCGATTATAATGCTTATCGATTTGGCCATTGTGGGACATCCAATTAAGTTAAGTCATGTCTATTTTACAACTGGCATTGGTTTAGCATATGCCATATTTACGGGAGTTTATTTTTTGGCTGGTGGTACGGATAG AAAACTTCAAGTTGCCATTTATCCTATGTTAGATTGGACCAAACCGGGTAAAGCCATTATCGTTACGGTTTGTGCCATTATCTTTGTCTTCATTGTGCACTTCTGTTGTTTTCTGCTCTATCGCGCTCGTGTCTGGCTATTTACTAAACTTTGCATACGTGGTTCACATCATCGAGACGGTGAGTTTTGTGAAGGTCTCAATGAGGACTCTTGTGCTACACGTTTGGGTGGCGGTAGTAGTGCTGACTATTCGCATCAACAACAATTTCCCACTACAGTACATTCAGAGCAGCCGCATCGTACACATCTAACGGTGGCCACTAGTGCAGCGGCCACACAACAAATGTCAACGGAACATGTGTATGCTAATGCTCCTAGTCATCAGCATTTAATGGCtggacaacagcaacaacaacaacagcagtcaCATCAACATCATCCTCATCAGTATCCACCCCAATATTCGGGTTATCAACAACAACCCGTGGTGGCCGGGGTAAATGTTGGTGTCATTAGTTCAGCTGATATATATCAGCAGCATGATGGCAGTAATaaacatcatcaacagcaacaacaacaacaacagcagcaacatcaacacAAGTCAACAAGCGGTGGCAATGCATCATCTGCCACAGCTGCTGCCTCATCAGCTCTATCACGTACTGTGGCTCATTTAGATGCAGCACAACGCGAACAATTCCTAAATCCCAATCAAATTGTGGAATACAAAATGTAA